From Pseudoalteromonas piratica:
AAGCAAACTTAGACCTAGTGGTTAATCGAGGTCGTCAGCCAGGTCTGGAGTTGTCTAATAAAGGCAAAGCACAGACACTTTCAAGCTGGGCAGACTCAATTTTTATCGAGCTTAAGAAGGTAGCGAGCTTATTTGATGATGCATTTGAAACAACTCAATACAGTGATGTTGTTTCTAAATTTGCACAAGCAGTTGAAAAACCGGAATTAACCTACTCAGGTAAATTTTTGGCAGAACTACTCGAAAGCCAAGAAGATAATGGGTATTACGCGTTAAAACTTTCAACTGAATACAAGCAAAAGATGCTTGCTAATTCTTACCAAGTATTCGGTGAAAGCGTTTTTTCAGCACATGCTGTTGAGTCGCATGAAAAACAAAAAGAAATTGAAGAAAGTGATGATAAGAGCTTTATTGAGTTTTTAGACGATTACTTTAAGTAATAAAAAACGCGGCTTAATGGCCGCGTTTCGCTTTCAGGGATGAAACAATGTGTTTTGCTTACTTAATCAGATAAGTATTTGGCATTAAAGTTCAAATTAATTATGAAAAAAATTACGACTATTTTTTTGGCGAGTGCGCTAGTGGGCTGTGCCACTCCGCCACCACAAAACCCAAATAATATTTGCGATATCTTCTTTGAGCATCGTGATTGGTATTACGATGCGAAAGATGCACAAGAAAAATGGGGAGCGCCAAAACATTTGTTAATGAGCATGATGTTCCAGGAAAGCTCTTTTAAGCATGATGCTGCACCACCGATGGAGTATTTTCTTGGATTTATTCCAACAGGCCGTGCAAGCTCTGCTTACGGTTACTCACAGGCAAAAACACCCACTTGGAATGATTATGTGAACAAAAGTGGTAATAGCGGAGCTGATCGAGACGATTTTGGTGATGCAATCGATTTTATGGGGTGGTTTGTTTATAACACGCATAAAATTAATGGTGTCTCGAAATGGGATGCCTATGGCCAGTATTTAAATTATCACGAAGGCTGGGGTGGTTACCGTCGAGGAACTTATAAAAAGAAAGCTTGGCTAATGAAAACTGCGCAAAAAGTAAAGGTGCGCACGGGTAACTATGGCGTTCAGTTAAAGAAATGTGAAACTGAATTAGATAAAAACTGGCTACAGCGTCTATTCAGTTAATAAGAGATTTCAGCGTTCAGAAAACAGGTTTTAGATGATTGCTAAAGCCTGTTTTAGATTTTGCTGGCTCCCGTTTTAAACTTCTGCTGAAACCTGAAACCTGAAACCTGAAACCTGAAACCTGAAACCTGAAACCTGAAACCTGAAACCTGAAACCTGAAACCTGAAACCTGAAACCTGAAACCTATTCCTTAAACTCAGGCATGATGCGTGCTAGTTTGATGGTATTTTCGTTTACTTCTACTATTTCAATCGGGTAGCCGGCAATCCGCATGCTTACTTTCTCCCTTGGAATATCTTCTAAGTACTCGATAATTAAGCCGCTAAGCGTTTTTGGGCCATCTGTTGGGAAATCCCAATCCATTTCTTTATTAAGATCACGAACGTTAGCACTGCCATCAACTAAGAATGAACCATCTTGTTGCGGGTGAACGTTTTCACTGAGTGTTGGTGTCATGCTGGTGGTAAAGTCACCGACCACTTCTTCAAGAATATCTTCAAGCGTTACCAGGCCTTGAATATCGCCATACTCGTCAACCACAATACCAATACGCTCCTTGGCTTGTTGGAATTTAAGCAGCTGAACATTCAAAGATGTTCCTTCAGGAATATAGTAAATTTCTCGCACAGCACGCAGCAAGGTGGCTTTGGTGAATTGTTCTTTGGTTAAAAGCCTAAGAGCATCGCGGGCATGAATAAAACCGACTGTATCATCAATATTCTCACGATATAGTAAAACGCGGGTGTGTTGGGCGTGAGTTAGCTGGCGCATTATGAGCTTCCAGTCATCATTTATATCAATTGCCACAATATCGTTACGCGGCACCATAACGTCTTCAACTTTAACTTGTTCAAGGTCTAAAATTGATACCAACATATTTTGATGGCGTTCTGGCAACAGCGCTGCTGATTCGTTTACAACGGTTTTTAATTCTTCTTTACTTAAACTATGTTCTTCGA
This genomic window contains:
- a CDS encoding transglycosylase SLT domain-containing protein, whose product is MKKITTIFLASALVGCATPPPQNPNNICDIFFEHRDWYYDAKDAQEKWGAPKHLLMSMMFQESSFKHDAAPPMEYFLGFIPTGRASSAYGYSQAKTPTWNDYVNKSGNSGADRDDFGDAIDFMGWFVYNTHKINGVSKWDAYGQYLNYHEGWGGYRRGTYKKKAWLMKTAQKVKVRTGNYGVQLKKCETELDKNWLQRLFS
- a CDS encoding HlyC/CorC family transporter, producing the protein MDAISTSTLFIILGVLILLSAYFSSSETGMMSINKYRLRHLEKQNHKGAKRVSKLIQRPDRLIGVILIGNNLVNIGAATVATIIANRYFGDVWGPVINTVGLTFVILIFAEVTPKTLAALYPEKVAFPSSVILKYLLKLSLPFVVGLNWITNGILKLFGISTEEIEEHSLSKEELKTVVNESAALLPERHQNMLVSILDLEQVKVEDVMVPRNDIVAIDINDDWKLIMRQLTHAQHTRVLLYRENIDDTVGFIHARDALRLLTKEQFTKATLLRAVREIYYIPEGTSLNVQLLKFQQAKERIGIVVDEYGDIQGLVTLEDILEEVVGDFTTSMTPTLSENVHPQQDGSFLVDGSANVRDLNKEMDWDFPTDGPKTLSGLIIEYLEDIPREKVSMRIAGYPIEIVEVNENTIKLARIMPEFKE